The window GCAAGAATACATTAACCTTGAGCCAAGCTTAAGTCCTTGGCGTGATTATCATTTGAAATTTACGGGGGAAGTGGTCCATGACCTACAGCAGGTATTCCTGAAAGACTGGCATATTGCGACAAAATCGGAGCTGATCACCCATCCAACTTATTTTCCCCACATTGGACAGGGCCCGATGTCGATTCAGGTCGTTTCTTCTGATGGAGGACACATCGAGGATGCTTTTTCAAATCAAATTCGCAAGGCACGTAAATCTATTTTCATTGGTACTCCCTATTTTATTCCTAGCAAAATGTTATTCGCTGATCTATTAGAAGCAGCAAGAAGGGGTGTGAAAATCATCATTCTTGTTCCACACAAAGCAGATCACATCCTCGTTAAGGAAGCCTCTTTCCCATATTATCGCCAATTAATAAAAGCTGGTGCGGAAATCTATCAGTTCTTAAATGGCTTTTACCATGCAAAAATTATCCTTTTTGATGAGGACATATGCGATATCGGCACCTCTAATTTTGACCAAAGGAGTATATTTTTAAATTTTGAATTGAATTGTTTTATTTATGATAGTGGGACGATTGCCAAAATCAAAACGATTATCGATCATGATTTGAATGACTCGAAGAAACTTTCTCTAGACGAGTTGAACAATGTGAGTCTATTGACAAAAACGAAAGAAATAATCGCAAAACCTTTGGAACGATTTTTATAAAATAAAGCTGTTTTCGTAAACTTTGTTGCTATTTACTTATGAAAGGAGGGTCTGACTTCCGCTCCAGGTGCTCGCTTTCCGCGGGGCGGGCGGTGAGCCTCCTCGGCGTCACGCCTGCGGGGTCTCACCTGTCCCGCTGCTCCCGCAGGAGTCGAGCACCTTCCGCTCCAATCAACATTTTGCTTTAACACAGCCATAAAATAAAGAAGATTGCTCAGTGACGACTGTTCCCTTCCCGAAAGGAGGTTAGGTTTTGATCATCCGCTTCGGATATGTTTCTCATGCTGTTAGTCTTTGGAACGCTTCACCTGCTAAAACGTTGACGTTCACACGCTACAAACAGCTTCCAGACGGAGAGCGACGCCAAAAGCTCTTAGAGGTTACGGAGGCAAATTTAAAAAACACTTTAAGGATGCTTTATTATAATGTAGCTCACCAGATTGAGTTGTATCGGTTTTCAAGCTCGCTCGTTCCGTTGGCGACTCATCCTGAGGTGATGTGGGACTTCGTTTCTCCCTTTCACAGCTTATGGCAGGAGATTGGTGAAGTAGTGAAAAAAAAGCGACTGCGGGTGAGTTTTCATCCAAGTCAATTTACGTTGTTTACTTCTGATCGGGACGAAGTGACGAAGAATGCGGTTAAGGATATGACTTACCATTATCAGATGCTTGAGGCGATGGGTGTTCTTGATCATCCTAGTGCTGGCGCGCTTATCAATATCCATATTGGCGGCGCTTATGGGAATAAAGCAGGAGCCATCATGCGCTTTCATGAAAACCTTCGCTCTCTCCCGGCTGACATTAAAGGGATAATGACTTTGGAGAATGATGATAAAACGTATCATTCCGCTGAAACTTTAGCAGCTTGCCAACGGGAAAAGGTTCCCTTCTTGTTTGACTACCATCACCATATCGCCAATCTAGGAAATTTACCGCTGGCTAAGTTGTTGCCAGCGACCTATCAGACCTGGCTTGAGCAGGGTCGTAAGCCAAAGATTCATATTTCTTCTCCTAAGTCAGAAGCTGCCTTCCGTTCTCATGCTGATTTTGTCGACCCTGTTTTTCTTTCCCCTTTGCTGGAGGAGGTTCGTGCGATTGGGGAGGATGTTGATTTTATGGTTGAGGCTAAAATGAAGGATCAGGCTATGTTGAAGCTTGTTGAGGATTTGAGCAATATCCGCGGGATTAAGCGGATGAGCGGAGGCAGTATTTCGCTGTGATTTGGGGTTGGAGTGACCGTTTTATCTTTAAAACCTTTCGTTTGGACTCTCCAGTTTGCTGGAGTGACCGTTTCACCTTTAAAACCTTTCGTTTGGGCTCTCCAGTTTCCTGGAGTGACCGTTTTACCCAAATAACCACTCGTTTGGTCACTCCAGCTGGTGCCTAATAGTAAACGATACCTATTTTTCAAAAGGCTGTGTTAAAGCTCAAGGTTGATTGAAGTGGAAGGCGCGAAGACTCCTGCGGGAGCAGCGGGACAGGTGAGACCCCGCAGGTGCTTTAGCGCCGAGGAGGCTCACCGCCCGCCCCTAAGGTGCGCGAAGCGCCTGGAACGGAAATCAACACTCTAGCATTCCTGTAGAACGTTATTTTTCGAGTTTGAAAAAAATAGGGCTCCTCAGTAAGATATGAGTAAGACACCACTCAAACTCAACCTTAAGGAGGAACCCTACTTTGAAGTTTAAAATGCAAAACAAACAAAATCAACTAATAGAAAGAATTTCCGTTAAACATCTTGTTGTTGGGATAGATATTGCTCAACAATTACATGTAGCCCGAGCTGTTAATTTCCGCGGAATTGTAGTTGGTGATCCACTTACATTTACTAATAATGAAGAAGGATTTTCTAGTTTATTAAAATGGATTAATAATCTTCAAAGAATAAACAATTTAGATGAATCTATTGTTGGGATGGAACCTACTGGACACTATTGGATTAATCTTTCAAAATGGCTTTTTAAGCATAATATTGAAGTGGTAACGGTAAATCCCTATTTAGTAAAAAGAAATAAAGAAAATCGTGATAATACTCAATCTAAAAGTGATAAAAAAGATGCTTTGGTTATAGCTGATATGGTGAAAAACGGTTACTACTCTGAGGTTAGGCCTACATCTGAGTCATTTGAAAAACTTAGGGTTCTTATGTCTAATCGTGATGTAGTTGTTAAGCGTCTCGTAAGTTCTACTAACCAATTAAATCGGTGGGTAGATATTGTATTTCCCGAACTCCGACAGGTGTTTAAAGATATTACCGCTAAAGGGGCAATTGCAACCCTTCGTCTATTCCCATCCCCTGTAGAATTAGGAACTATGGAGCCCGAGGAAGTAATAATGGGTTGGAAATCAATCATGAAGAGACAACCTGGTTTAAAAAAGGCACTATTACTCATTCAGGTAGCTGGAAAATCAGTTGGAACAAAGCAAGCACTTGATGCTTATAAATTTCATTTGGAACAATTATTAGAGGAATATGATTTAGCTTTAAAACAACTCGAAAGAGTGGAGGAACAAGTTACTGATGCTCTATTAAAGATCCCTTTCGCTTATAAATTACTTGCCATTAAAGGCATTAGTGTAATTTCATTGGCAGGTATTTTAGGTGAGGCAGGAGATTTAAGTGGTTTTTCTCATGGGAATTCTTTGCTTCGCCATGCTGGATTACACTTAGCTGAAGCAAGTTCAGGGAAGTGGAAAGGTCAAATTGTCATCTCTAAGCGAGGAAGGTCTAGACTACGACGTTTCCTATATTTAGCTACAATGAGTCTTGTAGTGAATAATCCGGAATTTAAAGCAATACACTCCTATAATGTAAAAGTAAAAAAGATGAAGAAAATGAAGTCAATCATGAAATTGATTGGGAAACTTGCGAGGATTTTTGTGGGCATCGCTCGCCGAAATGAGTTCTACTGTCCTGAAAAAGTTAACCACATTATTGTGTTGGCAGCATAGTTACGATAGAACCTTGAACTAAATCTGATTTCTTAAATGTGACACCAAAAATAAATTAGATAACAGAATTGTATAAACCGAATGCTGGCTTATTCGCAGGATAATAAATATGTACGGAGTACCAGATTTGTTAAACAAAAGGGCATAGACCCATTAATCTAGCTTGACTGGCCTCCACCCCTTGGGTAGGCATGACGAAGGAATGAAAGGGCAATTGACCCGTTGAGACATGGGAGGGAAAGCCTCCAGGGGCGGCGTGGAGCATGTACATCACATGGTAAAAATTGGGGTTATTATTTATCCCTTTATTTCACTATGCCTCCACGAGCCAATAATGATCTGAATTCATTCCACTTAACTGTTAATTCAAAATATGGGACTATGAAATCCTGCGAATTAGCGAGCATTCGGGAGAAAATCGCATTAAACTGAGGGAGTTTAACAGAGCCTTTCAAAAGGAAAACTCGCCAAGCTACTTGGCGAGTTTTATTATTACAGTAAGT of the Bacillus sp. 1NLA3E genome contains:
- the uvsE gene encoding UV DNA damage repair endonuclease UvsE, with product MIIRFGYVSHAVSLWNASPAKTLTFTRYKQLPDGERRQKLLEVTEANLKNTLRMLYYNVAHQIELYRFSSSLVPLATHPEVMWDFVSPFHSLWQEIGEVVKKKRLRVSFHPSQFTLFTSDRDEVTKNAVKDMTYHYQMLEAMGVLDHPSAGALINIHIGGAYGNKAGAIMRFHENLRSLPADIKGIMTLENDDKTYHSAETLAACQREKVPFLFDYHHHIANLGNLPLAKLLPATYQTWLEQGRKPKIHISSPKSEAAFRSHADFVDPVFLSPLLEEVRAIGEDVDFMVEAKMKDQAMLKLVEDLSNIRGIKRMSGGSISL
- the cls gene encoding cardiolipin synthase, coding for MFLTVFTIILILIIWLYFDYTLGRRQQLACRDRKDYPIRNSQFHLFTHGPELFDDLFREIKNAQKHVHVLFYIAKNDTFSREFFSILKAKAREGVEVRLLLDRLGSIKVSEQIIHELKEANVKFSFSHVPKLPFLFYSVNVRNHRKITIIDGKIGYAGGYNVGQEYINLEPSLSPWRDYHLKFTGEVVHDLQQVFLKDWHIATKSELITHPTYFPHIGQGPMSIQVVSSDGGHIEDAFSNQIRKARKSIFIGTPYFIPSKMLFADLLEAARRGVKIIILVPHKADHILVKEASFPYYRQLIKAGAEIYQFLNGFYHAKIILFDEDICDIGTSNFDQRSIFLNFELNCFIYDSGTIAKIKTIIDHDLNDSKKLSLDELNNVSLLTKTKEIIAKPLERFL
- a CDS encoding IS110 family transposase, with amino-acid sequence MKFKMQNKQNQLIERISVKHLVVGIDIAQQLHVARAVNFRGIVVGDPLTFTNNEEGFSSLLKWINNLQRINNLDESIVGMEPTGHYWINLSKWLFKHNIEVVTVNPYLVKRNKENRDNTQSKSDKKDALVIADMVKNGYYSEVRPTSESFEKLRVLMSNRDVVVKRLVSSTNQLNRWVDIVFPELRQVFKDITAKGAIATLRLFPSPVELGTMEPEEVIMGWKSIMKRQPGLKKALLLIQVAGKSVGTKQALDAYKFHLEQLLEEYDLALKQLERVEEQVTDALLKIPFAYKLLAIKGISVISLAGILGEAGDLSGFSHGNSLLRHAGLHLAEASSGKWKGQIVISKRGRSRLRRFLYLATMSLVVNNPEFKAIHSYNVKVKKMKKMKSIMKLIGKLARIFVGIARRNEFYCPEKVNHIIVLAA